The following are encoded together in the Methanosarcina flavescens genome:
- a CDS encoding glutamate--tRNA ligase encodes MTLSSEDLKTIKKYAYQNAVKYGKAPQPKAVMGKVMGECPQLRSDPKAVSEALEAIVAEISKENPETWEAKLSEIAPELIEALNVKKEPEKGLKPLEGAEMGKVVMRFAPNPNGPATLGSARGMVVNSEYVKMYQGKFVLRFDDTDPDIKRPMLEAYDWYLDDFKWLGVVPDQVVYASDHFPLYYDYARKLIEMDKAYVCFCKGGDFKQFKDAKKSCPHRGTSPEENLMHWEKMLAGEYEDQQAVLRIKTDIEHKDPALRDWGAFRIRKMSHPRPEVGNKYVVWPLLDFAGAIEDHELGMTHIIRGKDLIDSEKRQGYIYKYFGWKYPRTTHWGRVKIHEFGKFSTSTLRKAIEAGEYSGWDDPRLPTVRAIRRRGIQAEALKRFMIEMGVGMTDVSISMESLYAENRKIIDPIANRYFFVWNPVELEITDVEPVVVKVPLHPTDHTRGFREIAAGNKVLVCLDDVDKLEVGSIIRLKDFCNIEITSLSPLQAKTSDISLEALKKAKAKIIHWVPLDGINVKVRGPEGDISGIGERGIATELDKIVQFERFGFCRIDSVDEEQIVAYFAHK; translated from the coding sequence ATGACTTTAAGTTCTGAAGACCTTAAAACAATTAAAAAATATGCTTATCAAAACGCTGTAAAATATGGAAAAGCTCCCCAGCCCAAGGCTGTAATGGGTAAGGTAATGGGGGAGTGTCCTCAACTTCGATCCGACCCGAAGGCGGTATCAGAGGCTCTTGAAGCCATTGTCGCCGAAATTAGCAAAGAGAATCCTGAAACCTGGGAGGCAAAACTTTCGGAAATTGCCCCCGAACTTATTGAAGCTCTGAACGTGAAAAAAGAACCTGAAAAAGGCTTAAAACCTCTTGAGGGGGCGGAAATGGGTAAGGTTGTGATGCGTTTTGCCCCAAATCCCAACGGGCCTGCAACCCTGGGCAGTGCAAGAGGCATGGTAGTTAATTCCGAATACGTAAAGATGTATCAGGGAAAGTTCGTCTTACGCTTTGATGATACCGATCCTGATATAAAACGACCCATGCTTGAGGCTTATGACTGGTATCTCGATGACTTCAAATGGCTCGGGGTTGTGCCTGACCAGGTGGTTTATGCCTCTGATCATTTCCCTCTCTATTACGATTACGCAAGAAAACTCATTGAGATGGACAAAGCTTACGTTTGCTTCTGTAAAGGAGGAGACTTCAAGCAATTCAAGGATGCTAAAAAATCATGCCCGCATAGGGGTACCAGCCCTGAAGAAAACCTTATGCACTGGGAGAAGATGCTTGCCGGGGAATATGAAGACCAGCAGGCAGTGCTGAGGATAAAAACGGATATAGAGCATAAAGACCCTGCTTTGAGGGATTGGGGTGCTTTCAGAATAAGAAAGATGTCGCATCCCCGCCCTGAAGTAGGGAATAAGTACGTAGTCTGGCCCCTTCTGGATTTTGCAGGGGCTATTGAAGATCACGAACTGGGTATGACCCATATCATTAGAGGAAAAGATCTTATAGATAGCGAAAAGCGGCAGGGCTACATTTACAAATATTTCGGCTGGAAGTACCCCAGAACAACTCACTGGGGCAGGGTCAAGATCCATGAATTCGGAAAGTTCAGTACAAGCACCCTTAGAAAAGCCATCGAAGCAGGAGAATACAGCGGTTGGGATGATCCGAGGCTTCCCACAGTTCGGGCTATCCGGCGCCGTGGAATCCAGGCTGAAGCCCTCAAGAGGTTCATGATCGAAATGGGAGTCGGAATGACCGATGTAAGCATAAGTATGGAGTCTCTCTATGCCGAGAACCGTAAGATCATAGACCCCATCGCAAACCGCTACTTCTTTGTCTGGAATCCGGTAGAACTGGAAATCACTGATGTCGAACCTGTCGTTGTTAAAGTTCCGCTTCACCCCACTGACCACACAAGAGGATTCCGGGAAATCGCGGCAGGAAATAAGGTGCTTGTCTGCCTTGATGATGTCGATAAGCTAGAGGTGGGCTCTATCATCCGCTTGAAGGATTTCTGCAATATTGAAATCACTTCTCTTTCCCCGCTACAGGCAAAAACTTCTGATATTTCTCTTGAAGCTCTTAAAAAAGCAAAAGCAAAAATTATCCACTGGGTTCCGCTTGACGGAATAAATGTGAAAGTGCGCGGCCCGGAAGGCGATATTAGCGGAATAGGTGAACGTGGGATTGCAACCGAACTTGATAAGATTGTACAATTCGAGCGTTTCGGTTTCTGCAGAATTGATTCAGTGGATGAAGAACAAATTGTGGCGTATTTTGCCCATAAATGA
- a CDS encoding dihydroorotate dehydrogenase electron transfer subunit has translation MLPLNATVVKINEESPSVRTFFFDYQFETMKAGQFVMVWVRGVDEIPMGLSSKNSITVQKVGEATSKLFELKEGDSFGLRGPFGVGFSLPSKGEKTLVIAGGVGAAPLAPYAEAARIAGSEVHTVLGARSADDLIFEKRFAEAGNVYVSTDDGSKGTKGFVTDVLNDLDLSAYDRIAVCGPEIMMVSVFRLLEDRKLLEKSEFSLHRYFKCGIGICGACCIDRSGLRVCRDGPVFSGVQLLDSELGKYTRDASGRRVKI, from the coding sequence ATGCTTCCCCTTAATGCTACAGTAGTAAAGATAAATGAAGAATCTCCTTCTGTCAGGACTTTCTTTTTCGACTATCAGTTTGAGACTATGAAAGCAGGCCAGTTTGTAATGGTCTGGGTCAGAGGCGTGGATGAGATACCCATGGGTCTCTCAAGTAAGAATTCAATAACTGTCCAGAAAGTTGGGGAGGCAACCTCAAAGCTCTTTGAATTGAAAGAAGGTGATTCTTTCGGGCTCAGAGGACCTTTCGGAGTCGGCTTTTCCCTGCCTTCTAAGGGAGAGAAAACTCTAGTTATCGCAGGTGGTGTAGGAGCTGCACCTCTTGCTCCTTATGCTGAAGCTGCCCGTATTGCAGGCTCTGAAGTACACACAGTCCTTGGAGCACGGAGTGCAGATGACCTGATTTTTGAGAAGCGGTTTGCAGAAGCAGGGAATGTCTACGTTTCTACGGATGATGGCTCAAAAGGGACAAAGGGCTTTGTTACCGATGTACTTAATGATCTCGATCTTTCAGCTTATGACAGAATTGCAGTCTGCGGGCCTGAAATAATGATGGTTTCTGTTTTCAGGCTGCTTGAGGACAGAAAGCTTCTTGAAAAATCCGAGTTTAGCCTTCACCGTTATTTCAAATGCGGCATCGGAATCTGTGGGGCGTGCTGCATAGACCGATCAGGGCTCAGGGTTTGCAGGGACGGGCCTGTATTTTCAGGAGTGCAGCTCCTCGATTCCGAGCTGGGAAAATATACGCGGGACGCCAGTGGGCGAAGAGTTAAAATTTAA
- a CDS encoding dihydroorotate dehydrogenase codes for MYTLTGLKLKNPTILAAGVLGTTGASLCRVACEGGAGAVVTKSIGSTPKTGHPNPSMVKLDCGFLNAMGLPNPSYPGFLQELETAKKDSDVPVIASIFGGSPDEFKEVAEGLLPGKPDAFELNVSCPHAEGYGAAIGSNPCLVEAVTAAVKDVVNVPVWVKLTPNVSDITCIGNAAESGGADAVVAINTVKGMAIDIESGYPVLGNRSGGLSGKAIKPVAVKCVYDLYTALEIPVIGVGGVSSWQDAVEMMMAGATAVQVGSAVYDRLDIFSEISIGIEAFLKRRGYSDIKELIGLAHEMV; via the coding sequence ATGTATACACTTACCGGACTTAAACTGAAAAATCCTACCATTCTTGCAGCCGGGGTGCTTGGTACAACCGGAGCATCGCTGTGCAGGGTTGCATGTGAAGGAGGAGCAGGAGCGGTTGTAACCAAATCCATAGGTTCCACACCTAAAACCGGGCATCCCAACCCCAGCATGGTCAAGCTTGACTGTGGATTTTTAAATGCTATGGGGCTTCCAAACCCTTCCTATCCCGGATTCCTCCAGGAACTCGAAACTGCAAAAAAGGACTCCGACGTTCCGGTAATTGCAAGTATCTTCGGTGGGAGCCCTGATGAGTTTAAGGAAGTTGCCGAGGGTCTGCTACCCGGAAAGCCTGATGCTTTCGAGCTTAATGTAAGCTGCCCGCATGCAGAAGGGTACGGGGCTGCTATCGGTTCTAACCCCTGCCTGGTAGAAGCAGTTACTGCAGCAGTAAAAGATGTGGTAAATGTACCTGTCTGGGTTAAGCTTACTCCGAATGTTTCTGACATTACGTGCATAGGAAATGCGGCTGAGTCAGGGGGCGCAGATGCAGTTGTCGCAATTAATACCGTAAAAGGTATGGCAATAGATATTGAGTCCGGATATCCTGTCCTGGGAAACCGCTCAGGCGGGCTTTCAGGAAAGGCTATAAAACCCGTAGCTGTCAAATGTGTTTATGACCTCTACACTGCCCTGGAAATCCCTGTAATAGGGGTAGGTGGAGTATCCTCTTGGCAGGATGCCGTGGAGATGATGATGGCAGGGGCAACGGCTGTTCAGGTAGGGTCTGCGGTTTATGACAGGCTTGATATATTCTCCGAAATCAGTATAGGGATAGAAGCTTTCCTTAAGAGGAGAGGTTATTCGGATATAAAAGAATTAATAGGACTTGCCCATGAGATGGTCTGA
- a CDS encoding fumarylacetoacetate hydrolase family protein — MIGRFRSGDEIFYGEIEDERVYPKGGASAGIFELSELRVLPPASPSKIVCVGLNYRDHAEEMHMEIPDTPVLFLKPPSAVIGHEDKIIYPASSSRVEYEAELAVVIGKRCKNISALKAEDVIAGYTCFNDITARDLQQKDGQWTRAKSFDTFAAFGPYLAFPDELDVKDAKITCRVNGETRQASSTSNLIFDIPYLIEFITEIMTLEVGDVITTGTPPGVGELQREDIVEVEIQGIGILRNEVV, encoded by the coding sequence ATGATTGGAAGGTTCAGATCAGGAGATGAGATTTTCTATGGAGAAATCGAAGATGAGCGTGTGTATCCAAAGGGAGGGGCTTCCGCAGGAATCTTTGAGCTTTCGGAACTTCGCGTCCTTCCGCCTGCGTCTCCCTCCAAAATTGTATGTGTCGGCCTGAACTACAGAGATCATGCTGAAGAGATGCACATGGAAATCCCGGATACTCCTGTTCTCTTCTTAAAACCTCCTTCAGCCGTTATAGGGCATGAAGATAAGATAATTTATCCAGCATCCAGCTCCAGAGTGGAATATGAAGCCGAACTTGCAGTCGTGATAGGCAAACGCTGTAAAAATATCTCAGCCTTAAAAGCCGAGGATGTAATTGCTGGCTACACCTGTTTTAACGATATAACCGCACGGGATCTTCAGCAAAAAGACGGACAGTGGACAAGAGCAAAGAGTTTTGATACTTTTGCAGCTTTTGGACCCTATCTTGCATTTCCAGATGAACTTGATGTTAAGGATGCAAAAATTACCTGCAGGGTGAATGGGGAAACCAGACAGGCTTCCAGCACTTCAAACCTTATTTTTGACATTCCTTACCTTATTGAATTTATCACCGAGATCATGACCCTGGAAGTTGGAGATGTTATTACCACAGGAACGCCACCTGGCGTTGGAGAACTTCAGCGTGAGGACATTGTGGAAGTTGAAATCCAGGGAATCGGAATACTAAGAAACGAGGTTGTCTGA
- the hemL gene encoding glutamate-1-semialdehyde 2,1-aminomutase, giving the protein MVSEATLEKSRQMYEKAKTLIPGGVSSPVRAIKPYPFYTASADGSKIRDLDGNEYIDYCMAYGPAILGHNHPVIKEAIKAQLDKGWLYGTPTDLEVNLAEKVAGYYPSIDMLRFVSTGTEATMSALRLARGFTGRNKFIKIEGGFHGAHDAVLVKAGSGATTLGEPDSLGIPVDFTKYTLQAPYNDIEAMTGLVEKNRDELAAVIIEPVLGNIGPVTPLPGYLEELRKLTQENDVLLIFDEVITGFRLAMGGAQEYFGVVPDMTTLGKIVGGGLPIGVFGGRREIMEMISPSGPVYQAGTFSGSPCSVAAGIAVLDYLEKEKIHEKLNSKGDYMRAVLTEIVEDEGLDYSVCGIASMFKIFFGAEPHNYQEALKCDKEGYLAFFHKMLASGIFLPPSQFETNFISASHSEEDIEETLKAYTENL; this is encoded by the coding sequence ATGGTATCTGAGGCAACACTTGAGAAGTCCAGACAGATGTATGAGAAAGCAAAGACCCTTATTCCGGGTGGGGTAAGCAGCCCCGTACGCGCAATCAAGCCCTATCCTTTCTATACAGCATCAGCTGACGGCTCAAAAATAAGGGATCTTGATGGGAACGAATACATCGATTACTGCATGGCTTATGGCCCTGCAATTCTTGGACATAACCATCCCGTGATAAAAGAGGCTATTAAAGCACAGCTTGATAAAGGCTGGCTCTACGGAACCCCTACCGACCTTGAAGTAAACCTTGCAGAGAAGGTTGCAGGCTATTATCCAAGTATCGATATGCTCCGCTTCGTATCAACAGGTACTGAAGCCACGATGAGTGCCCTCCGCCTTGCCCGCGGCTTTACAGGCAGGAACAAATTCATCAAAATTGAAGGCGGGTTCCACGGCGCACATGATGCAGTGCTGGTAAAAGCAGGATCAGGAGCTACAACTCTTGGAGAACCTGATTCCCTGGGCATTCCTGTGGATTTCACGAAGTACACTCTTCAGGCTCCATACAATGATATTGAAGCAATGACCGGGCTTGTGGAAAAGAATAGAGATGAGCTCGCTGCAGTGATAATAGAGCCTGTACTCGGAAACATAGGCCCTGTAACTCCCCTTCCCGGCTACCTGGAGGAACTCAGGAAGCTCACTCAGGAAAATGATGTGCTTCTTATATTCGATGAGGTTATCACCGGATTCAGGCTTGCAATGGGAGGAGCACAGGAATACTTCGGAGTAGTGCCTGATATGACTACCCTCGGAAAGATTGTGGGTGGAGGGCTGCCTATAGGGGTTTTTGGCGGCAGGCGAGAAATTATGGAAATGATCTCCCCATCCGGGCCTGTCTACCAGGCAGGAACTTTCAGCGGAAGCCCTTGTTCCGTGGCTGCGGGAATTGCAGTGCTTGACTATCTGGAAAAAGAGAAGATTCATGAAAAACTCAATTCGAAAGGCGATTATATGCGGGCTGTACTCACTGAAATCGTTGAGGATGAAGGACTTGATTACAGCGTATGTGGAATTGCTTCAATGTTCAAGATCTTCTTCGGGGCTGAGCCACATAACTACCAGGAAGCCCTGAAGTGCGATAAGGAGGGTTACCTTGCCTTCTTCCACAAAATGCTCGCAAGTGGAATTTTCCTTCCTCCCTCACAGTTTGAGACCAATTTCATCTCTGCATCCCACAGCGAAGAGGATATAGAAGAAACCCTTAAAGCATATACCGAAAATCTCTGA
- a CDS encoding right-handed parallel beta-helix repeat-containing protein produces the protein MLKRQIGTLFLATCLILTTVPAALSAQNTITVNPTSGSGAQTAINNAINSVASKATPSNPGVVILSAGTYKISAPIVLKSNVVLKGSGDGTIIFATGSVCNSEGAPGYIFGSGVSNVEVSHLQFQSTATGPKDGGHGSYRNCIRFISVSNAKVHDILFDRYLYGDGVRISKSSGINVYNCRIQSSGHDGVSFLSGTKNSRMYNNYVEVQTNTGVRVDNCANIEVDHNTFTGSAGSGWCCVQLQNTLTNVKVHHNIMHDFKGSSSSAGVGNWNAKGSISVHDNVMWNVSPYVQVGSGSNILGPSDHNVNNWVAKGYGYGSLGNS, from the coding sequence ATGCTAAAAAGACAGATAGGAACCCTATTCCTAGCAACATGCCTTATTTTAACAACCGTACCCGCTGCGTTAAGTGCACAGAATACAATAACTGTAAATCCTACTTCTGGGTCAGGTGCTCAGACTGCAATTAATAATGCAATAAATTCCGTAGCATCAAAAGCAACTCCAAGTAACCCCGGAGTTGTTATCCTCAGTGCTGGCACTTATAAGATAAGTGCACCTATAGTTTTGAAATCTAATGTAGTACTGAAAGGTTCAGGCGACGGTACAATAATCTTTGCCACCGGTTCAGTCTGTAACTCCGAAGGAGCGCCTGGATATATATTCGGATCAGGTGTTTCTAACGTTGAAGTATCTCATCTTCAATTCCAAAGTACGGCAACCGGACCTAAAGATGGAGGTCATGGATCATATAGAAACTGCATAAGATTCATATCTGTGAGTAATGCTAAAGTACATGACATTTTATTCGATCGCTATCTGTATGGTGATGGTGTCAGAATAAGTAAAAGCTCTGGAATAAACGTATATAATTGCAGAATACAGTCCTCAGGGCATGATGGCGTATCATTCCTGTCCGGAACCAAAAATTCCAGAATGTACAACAATTATGTTGAGGTTCAGACCAACACAGGTGTCAGAGTAGACAACTGTGCAAATATTGAAGTTGACCATAATACTTTCACAGGTAGTGCCGGATCTGGATGGTGTTGCGTTCAGCTCCAAAATACGCTGACAAATGTGAAAGTCCATCACAACATTATGCATGATTTTAAAGGATCAAGCAGCAGTGCAGGTGTTGGAAATTGGAACGCAAAAGGGTCAATTAGCGTTCATGATAACGTTATGTGGAACGTGTCTCCTTACGTTCAGGTAGGTTCAGGCTCAAATATACTGGGACCATCTGATCACAATGTTAATAATTGGGTGGCGAAAGGGTACGGATACGGCTCTCTCGGCAACTCCTAA
- the hemC gene encoding hydroxymethylbilane synthase, whose translation MIIGTRGSQLALAQAENVARLLKAQGVETSLKIIKTSGDRFTDRPLHAVSGGVGAFVRELDDVMLAGEIDIAVHSMKDMPTIRPATLPTAAVLKRDTPFDILLTYDGTPLDELPEQSIIGTSSLRRAAQIKRYRPDLITQDLRGNIDTRLRKLKEGKYDGILLAKAGLERLGWELEGEILSPDFFCPSPNQGTVAVVTRAGTEAEAVVSRLDHTDSRIATEIERILISELGGGCTTPVGSYAEITPDRKEIHVRAEVLSLDGEESVRIDEFIPMLGGLEEATELGHRLVEMGGRKLAEDALLQLSGNSCGPDNLYD comes from the coding sequence ATGATAATAGGTACGCGGGGCAGCCAACTTGCGCTTGCCCAGGCTGAGAATGTCGCACGCCTTTTGAAAGCACAGGGCGTTGAAACCAGTTTGAAAATTATAAAAACCAGCGGAGACAGGTTTACGGACCGGCCTCTGCATGCGGTATCAGGCGGAGTCGGAGCTTTCGTCAGAGAACTGGACGATGTTATGCTTGCAGGAGAAATAGATATTGCTGTCCATTCCATGAAGGATATGCCAACTATCCGCCCTGCAACCCTTCCAACCGCTGCCGTGCTGAAGCGGGATACCCCATTCGATATTCTGCTCACTTATGACGGGACTCCGCTGGATGAGCTTCCCGAACAGTCCATTATAGGGACCAGTTCCCTGAGAAGGGCTGCCCAGATCAAGCGTTACAGACCTGACCTTATTACGCAGGATTTAAGAGGTAATATTGATACAAGGCTCAGAAAGCTCAAAGAGGGAAAATACGATGGTATCCTTCTTGCGAAAGCAGGACTTGAGCGCCTGGGTTGGGAGCTTGAGGGAGAGATTCTCTCTCCCGATTTCTTCTGCCCTTCCCCGAACCAGGGTACGGTTGCAGTTGTCACAAGGGCAGGCACTGAAGCTGAAGCTGTGGTCTCCAGGCTTGACCATACCGATAGCCGGATTGCCACAGAAATCGAGCGCATCCTGATTTCCGAGCTCGGAGGAGGCTGTACCACTCCGGTAGGATCATACGCCGAAATTACGCCTGACAGAAAAGAAATCCATGTTCGAGCTGAAGTCCTTTCCCTTGATGGGGAAGAATCTGTAAGAATAGACGAATTTATCCCCATGCTGGGGGGTCTTGAAGAAGCCACGGAACTGGGACACAGGCTTGTAGAGATGGGTGGCAGGAAACTCGCTGAAGATGCGCTACTGCAGCTCTCTGGAAACTCATGTGGCCCGGACAATCTATACGACTGA